In Pseudomonas lalkuanensis, the following are encoded in one genomic region:
- a CDS encoding lytic transglycosylase domain-containing protein — protein MLSSPIKTFDLDALARAARVLVVVCATTLAGCSGMGQKDDDQGRDTDRALDMNQQTQWLEEAETEREPQDIWARMRNGFKLQDEIGVNPRVERQRLWYVSKPSFLESASARGSLYIHYVVERLEERNMPLELALLPVVESAYNPFAYSRSHAVGIWQFIPSTGRHYNLRQTNWYDGRRDITASTNAALNYLDRLHEMFNGDWLLALAAYNAGEGTVSRAIERNQKLGLPTDYWNLPLPQETQDYVPKLLALSQLVMAPEAYGVNLSPIANEPYFEVVEVKQQRLDLSQVAELADMEADEMYQLNPAFKKRITMDGPQHLLVPTDKAELLTANLALMKPRELVDWKQYRVRNGDSLHGIANRYHVTVKTLKEINGLSSNHLRVGQQLSIPVEPGLQPEQPLFQNVASAPDPAPARSHKVKSGDNLWSIARQYKVDVQDIKRWNQLKANHLKAGQVLKLQGGTTQVSSASKSTGKAKSKGDGRESVTYYKVKQGDSLYLIAKRFNVEMKHLQRWNPRSGGSLKPGQTLTVYLP, from the coding sequence ATGTTGTCTTCGCCGATCAAAACCTTTGACTTGGATGCATTGGCACGAGCCGCGCGCGTGCTCGTCGTGGTGTGCGCCACCACACTCGCCGGCTGTTCGGGCATGGGTCAGAAGGACGACGACCAGGGCCGGGATACCGACCGCGCCCTGGACATGAACCAGCAGACCCAGTGGCTGGAAGAGGCCGAGACCGAGCGCGAACCTCAGGACATCTGGGCGCGCATGCGCAATGGCTTCAAGCTGCAGGACGAAATCGGCGTCAACCCGCGTGTAGAGCGCCAGCGCCTCTGGTACGTGAGCAAGCCTTCCTTCCTGGAAAGCGCCAGCGCGCGCGGCAGCCTCTATATCCACTACGTGGTGGAACGCCTGGAGGAGCGCAACATGCCCCTCGAACTGGCCCTGCTGCCAGTCGTGGAAAGCGCCTACAACCCCTTCGCCTATTCCCGCAGCCACGCCGTCGGCATCTGGCAGTTCATCCCGTCCACCGGCCGCCATTACAACCTGCGCCAGACCAACTGGTACGACGGCCGCCGCGATATCACCGCGTCCACCAACGCCGCACTGAACTATCTGGATCGCCTGCATGAAATGTTCAACGGCGACTGGCTGCTGGCGCTGGCGGCCTACAACGCCGGGGAGGGCACCGTCAGCCGCGCCATCGAACGCAACCAGAAGCTCGGCCTGCCGACCGACTACTGGAACCTGCCGCTGCCCCAGGAAACCCAGGACTACGTGCCCAAGCTGCTGGCCCTGTCGCAACTGGTGATGGCGCCGGAAGCCTACGGCGTGAACCTCAGCCCCATCGCCAACGAGCCCTACTTCGAAGTGGTGGAGGTCAAGCAGCAGCGCCTCGATCTGTCCCAGGTCGCCGAACTGGCCGACATGGAAGCCGACGAGATGTACCAGCTCAACCCGGCCTTCAAGAAGCGCATCACCATGGACGGCCCGCAGCACCTGCTGGTGCCCACCGACAAGGCCGAACTGCTGACCGCCAACCTCGCCCTGATGAAGCCCAGGGAGCTGGTGGACTGGAAGCAATACCGCGTGCGTAACGGCGACAGCCTGCATGGCATCGCCAACCGCTACCACGTGACAGTCAAGACGCTGAAAGAAATCAACGGCCTCTCCAGCAACCACCTGCGGGTGGGCCAGCAGCTGAGCATTCCGGTCGAGCCGGGCCTCCAGCCCGAACAACCGCTGTTCCAGAACGTCGCCAGCGCGCCCGACCCGGCCCCGGCACGCAGCCACAAGGTCAAGAGCGGTGACAACCTCTGGAGCATCGCCCGCCAGTACAAGGTGGACGTGCAGGACATCAAGCGCTGGAACCAGCTCAAGGCCAATCACCTCAAGGCCGGCCAGGTGCTGAAGCTGCAAGGCGGCACCACCCAGGTCTCCAGCGCCAGCAAGAGCACCGGGAAGGCCAAGTCCAAGGGTGACGGTCGCGAATCGGTGACCTACTACAAGGTCAAGCAGGGTGACTCGCTCTACCTGATCGCCAAGCGCTTCAATGTCGAGATGAAACACCTGCAGCGCTGGAACCCCCGCAGCGGCGGAAGCCTGAAACCAGGCCAGACACTGACCGTCTACCTGCCCTGA
- the rnhA gene encoding ribonuclease HI, with protein MSDLVEIYTDGACKGNPGPGGWGALLVYKGAERELWGGERDTTNNRMELMAAIMGLVALKRSCEVKIITDSQYVMQGITEWMPNWKKRGWKTAAKQPVKNADLWQALDEQVNRHNVRWQWVRGHTGHPGNERADQLANRGVSELGAR; from the coding sequence GTGAGCGATCTGGTCGAGATCTATACCGACGGCGCCTGCAAGGGCAATCCCGGCCCGGGCGGCTGGGGTGCATTGCTGGTCTACAAGGGCGCCGAGCGCGAGCTCTGGGGCGGTGAGCGCGATACCACCAACAACCGCATGGAACTGATGGCCGCGATCATGGGCCTGGTGGCACTCAAGCGTTCCTGCGAGGTGAAGATCATCACCGACTCCCAGTACGTGATGCAGGGTATCACCGAGTGGATGCCCAACTGGAAGAAGCGCGGCTGGAAGACCGCCGCCAAGCAGCCGGTAAAGAATGCCGACCTTTGGCAGGCGCTCGACGAGCAGGTCAATCGCCATAACGTGCGCTGGCAGTGGGTTCGCGGCCATACCGGCCACCCTGGCAACGAGCGCGCCGACCAGTTGGCGAATCGGGGTGTCAGCGAACTGGGTGCCCGCTAG
- a CDS encoding methyltransferase domain-containing protein has protein sequence MTEKAFAQADADWLELITGARSWFSGPLGGLMLFEEQRLLEDELARYFGGYLVHYGPRAELPPGAKQIQRSVHLGAPLPGVEIACEEAAWPLSEHAADVVVLQHGLDFCLSPHSLLREAARSVRPGGHLIIVGVNPWSAWGVRHYFARDALRQARCISPAKVCDWLNLLGFALEKRRFGCYRPPLASPAWQTRLARLERWGAAGQGFGAGFYLLVARKLVIGLRPLRQPRREPMGKLVPMPVAKVSRCDSKHEA, from the coding sequence ATGACCGAGAAAGCATTCGCCCAAGCCGATGCCGACTGGCTGGAGCTGATCACCGGGGCCCGTTCCTGGTTCTCCGGCCCCTTGGGCGGCCTGATGCTGTTCGAAGAGCAACGTCTGCTGGAGGACGAACTGGCGCGGTACTTCGGCGGCTACCTGGTGCACTACGGACCGCGCGCGGAGCTGCCGCCGGGCGCCAAGCAGATCCAGCGCAGCGTACACCTCGGCGCGCCATTGCCGGGGGTGGAGATTGCCTGCGAGGAAGCTGCCTGGCCCCTCAGCGAGCACGCCGCCGATGTGGTGGTGCTGCAGCATGGCCTGGATTTCTGCCTCTCTCCCCACAGCCTGCTGCGTGAAGCGGCTCGCAGCGTACGTCCCGGCGGCCATCTGATCATCGTCGGGGTCAATCCCTGGAGCGCCTGGGGCGTGCGGCACTATTTCGCCCGGGACGCCCTGCGCCAGGCACGCTGCATCTCGCCGGCGAAGGTCTGCGACTGGCTCAACCTGCTGGGCTTCGCGCTGGAGAAACGCCGCTTCGGGTGCTATCGTCCGCCGCTCGCTTCGCCCGCCTGGCAAACCCGCCTGGCCCGCCTGGAGCGCTGGGGCGCGGCCGGACAAGGGTTCGGCGCGGGCTTCTATCTATTGGTGGCGCGCAAGCTGGTGATCGGCCTGCGGCCACTGCGTCAGCCCCGGCGCGAGCCCATGGGCAAGCTGGTTCCCATGCCAGTTGCCAAGGTCAGCCGGTGCGATTCGAAACATGAGGCTTAA
- a CDS encoding extracellular solute-binding protein codes for MRRLAFMLIGLLAQPCFASLIESHGYAQFGTLKYPANFEHFDWVNPSAPKGGTLRVMAFGTFDTLNPYTFKGTSPVSTPNFPQYGVTELNEPLMVGTGQYDPSGDEPASSYGLIAKSVEYSEDRSWVVFNLREQARFHDGKPITAYDVAFSYRTLVKNGHPQYRTSLQEVKRVDILNRHSIRFVLKRAGNPLLILRLGELPVLPQHYWKDRDFKATTFEPPLGSGPYRITQVQPGRSLVFERVKDWWGEKLPANRGKYNFDRVEVEFYRDSNVAFEAFKAGEFDFYIEHQAKNWANGYRFPAIARGDVIRAEIPHQIPTQTQALFMNTRRAVFGDRKVREAMGLMFDFEWTNRTLFNNAYMRAASYYPNSEFGAVGKPEGHEWLLLSPHRKELPEALFTQPFQVPTTEGRGIPRETLRRALGLLAEAGWKLSGQRLLNDRGQPLRFEILLVNPNLERILQPYRENLASIGIDVSLRTVDRAQYKQRLDHFDYDMILMTLPQTLSPGLEQYLYFHSSQVGVKGSKNYAGVANPVADEMIDKLLGAQSRDEQLAAARALDRTLLWEHYSIPNWYINYHRLAYRNRFAFVTTPPYTLGLRAWWLKPTENAR; via the coding sequence ATGCGTCGCCTTGCATTCATGCTCATCGGCCTGCTGGCGCAACCCTGCTTTGCCAGCCTTATCGAAAGTCACGGCTACGCCCAGTTCGGCACCCTGAAATATCCGGCCAACTTCGAGCATTTCGACTGGGTCAACCCCAGCGCCCCCAAGGGCGGCACCCTGCGGGTCATGGCCTTCGGCACCTTCGACACCCTCAACCCTTACACCTTCAAGGGTACCAGCCCGGTGTCCACGCCCAATTTCCCGCAGTATGGCGTGACCGAACTGAACGAGCCGCTGATGGTGGGCACCGGTCAGTACGACCCCTCCGGCGACGAGCCGGCCTCCAGCTACGGCCTGATCGCGAAAAGTGTCGAATACAGCGAAGACCGGAGCTGGGTGGTATTCAACCTGCGCGAGCAAGCCCGGTTCCACGACGGCAAGCCGATCACCGCCTATGACGTGGCCTTCTCCTACCGCACCCTGGTCAAGAATGGACACCCGCAGTACCGCACCAGCCTGCAGGAAGTGAAGCGGGTCGACATCCTCAACCGCCACAGCATCCGCTTCGTGCTCAAGCGCGCCGGCAATCCGCTGCTGATCCTGCGGCTCGGCGAGTTGCCGGTGCTGCCCCAGCATTACTGGAAGGATCGCGATTTCAAGGCCACCACCTTCGAGCCGCCGCTCGGCAGCGGCCCCTACCGCATCACCCAGGTCCAGCCGGGGCGCAGCCTGGTGTTCGAACGGGTCAAGGACTGGTGGGGCGAGAAACTGCCGGCCAATCGCGGCAAGTACAACTTCGACCGGGTCGAGGTGGAGTTCTACCGCGACAGCAACGTCGCCTTCGAAGCCTTCAAGGCAGGCGAGTTCGACTTCTACATCGAGCACCAGGCGAAGAACTGGGCAAACGGCTATCGTTTCCCGGCCATTGCCAGGGGTGACGTGATCCGTGCCGAGATTCCGCACCAGATCCCGACGCAGACCCAGGCGCTGTTCATGAACACCCGCCGCGCGGTGTTCGGCGACCGCAAGGTGCGCGAGGCGATGGGGCTGATGTTCGACTTCGAATGGACCAACCGCACCCTGTTCAACAACGCCTACATGCGCGCAGCCAGCTACTACCCGAACAGCGAGTTCGGCGCAGTGGGCAAGCCCGAAGGACATGAGTGGCTGCTGCTGTCGCCACACCGCAAGGAACTGCCGGAAGCGCTCTTCACCCAGCCGTTCCAGGTGCCCACTACCGAAGGTCGCGGCATCCCGCGGGAAACCCTTCGCCGCGCCCTCGGTCTATTGGCGGAAGCGGGCTGGAAGTTGTCCGGCCAGCGGTTGCTGAATGATCGCGGCCAGCCGCTGCGATTCGAAATCCTGCTGGTCAACCCGAACCTTGAACGCATCCTCCAGCCCTATCGCGAAAACCTCGCCAGCATCGGCATCGACGTCAGCCTGCGCACGGTGGACCGCGCCCAGTACAAGCAGCGCCTGGACCACTTCGACTACGACATGATCCTGATGACCCTGCCACAAACCCTGAGTCCCGGCCTGGAGCAATACCTGTACTTCCACTCCAGCCAGGTGGGCGTGAAAGGCAGCAAGAATTACGCGGGTGTCGCCAACCCGGTGGCCGACGAAATGATCGACAAGCTCCTCGGCGCCCAGAGCCGAGACGAGCAGTTGGCCGCCGCGCGCGCCCTCGACCGCACCCTGCTCTGGGAGCACTACAGCATCCCCAACTGGTACATCAACTATCACCGCCTGGCGTACCGCAACCGGTTCGCCTTCGTCACCACGCCGCCCTATACCCTGGGCCTGCGTGCCTGGTGGCTGAAGCCCACGGAGAACGCCCGATGA
- a CDS encoding Orn/Lys/Arg family decarboxylase, with translation MYKELKFPVLIVHRDIKADTVAGDRVRAIARELEQDGFTILPTASSAEGRIVASTHHGLACILVAAEGAGENQRLLQDMVELIRVARVRAPQLPIFALGEQVTIENAPAEAMADLNQLRGLLYLYEDTVPFLARQVARAARNYLEGLLPPFFRALVEHTAQSNYSWHTPGHGGGVAYRKSPVGQAFHQFFGENTLRSDLSVSVPELGSLLDHTGPLAEAEARAAQNFGADHTFFVINGTSTANKIVWHSMVGRDDLVLVDRNCHKSIVHSIIMTGAIPLYLTPERNELGIIGPIPLSEFSGESIQAKIDASPLAKGREPKVKLAVVTNSTYDGLCYNAELIKQALGDSVEVLHFDEAWYAYAAFHEFYAGRYGMCTSREEHSPLVFTTHSTHKLLAAFSQASMIHVQDGGTRQLDRHRFNEAFMMHISTSPQYGIIASLDVASAMMEGPAGRSLIQETFDEALRFRRALANVWQNLAADDWWFDIWEPPLVEGADAVVTEDWLLRPDADWHGFGDVAEDYVLLDPIKVTLVTPGLTADGKLGEQGIPAAVVSKFLWERGLVVEKTGLYSFLVLFSMGITKGKWSTLLTELLEFKRGYDANQPLAEALPSIATAHGSRYAGMGLRDLCDALHACYRSSATPKALRRMYTKLPELAMKPADAYDKLVRGEVEPVPLDKLQGRIAAVMLVPYPPGIPLIMPGERFTSETRAIIDYLEFARTFDLSFPGFDIDVHGLHCQESPAGRCYTVDCIRE, from the coding sequence ATGTACAAAGAACTCAAGTTCCCCGTCCTCATCGTCCATCGCGATATCAAGGCCGACACTGTTGCTGGCGACCGGGTTCGTGCCATCGCCCGCGAACTGGAGCAGGACGGTTTCACCATCCTCCCCACCGCCAGCTCCGCCGAAGGCCGCATCGTAGCCTCCACCCACCACGGGCTCGCCTGCATCCTCGTTGCTGCCGAGGGCGCCGGGGAGAACCAGCGCCTGTTGCAGGACATGGTGGAGCTGATCCGCGTTGCCCGGGTTCGCGCACCGCAGCTGCCGATCTTCGCCCTCGGCGAACAGGTGACCATCGAGAACGCGCCGGCCGAGGCCATGGCCGACCTCAATCAGCTGCGCGGCCTGCTTTACCTCTATGAAGACACCGTGCCTTTCCTCGCCCGCCAGGTGGCCCGCGCCGCTCGCAACTACCTGGAAGGGCTGCTGCCACCGTTCTTCCGCGCCCTGGTGGAGCACACCGCGCAATCCAACTACTCCTGGCACACGCCGGGGCACGGTGGTGGCGTGGCCTACCGCAAGAGCCCGGTTGGGCAGGCCTTCCACCAGTTCTTCGGCGAGAACACGCTGCGTTCGGACCTCTCGGTGTCGGTGCCGGAACTGGGCTCTCTGCTGGACCACACCGGCCCGCTGGCCGAAGCCGAGGCCAGGGCCGCGCAGAACTTCGGCGCCGACCACACCTTCTTCGTCATCAACGGCACTTCGACGGCGAACAAGATCGTCTGGCACTCCATGGTCGGCCGCGACGATCTGGTGCTGGTGGACCGCAACTGCCACAAGTCCATCGTCCACTCGATCATCATGACCGGCGCCATCCCGCTATACCTGACGCCGGAACGCAATGAGCTGGGCATCATCGGGCCGATTCCCCTGAGCGAGTTCAGCGGCGAATCGATCCAGGCGAAGATCGACGCCAGCCCCCTGGCCAAGGGGCGTGAGCCGAAGGTCAAGCTGGCCGTGGTGACCAACTCCACCTACGACGGGCTCTGCTACAACGCCGAGCTCATCAAGCAGGCCCTGGGCGACTCGGTGGAAGTGCTGCACTTCGACGAGGCCTGGTATGCCTACGCCGCCTTCCACGAGTTCTACGCTGGGCGCTACGGCATGTGCACCAGCCGCGAGGAGCACTCGCCGCTGGTGTTCACCACCCATTCGACCCACAAGCTGCTGGCGGCCTTCAGCCAGGCCTCGATGATCCACGTACAGGATGGCGGCACGCGCCAACTGGACCGGCACCGCTTCAACGAAGCCTTCATGATGCACATCTCCACCTCGCCCCAGTACGGCATCATCGCCTCCCTCGACGTGGCCTCGGCGATGATGGAAGGGCCGGCCGGGCGTTCGCTCATCCAGGAAACCTTCGACGAGGCCCTGCGTTTCCGCCGGGCGCTGGCCAACGTCTGGCAGAACCTGGCGGCGGACGATTGGTGGTTCGATATCTGGGAGCCGCCGCTGGTAGAGGGGGCAGACGCGGTGGTCACGGAAGACTGGCTGCTGCGCCCGGATGCCGACTGGCACGGTTTCGGCGACGTGGCGGAAGACTACGTGCTGCTCGATCCGATCAAGGTCACCCTGGTGACGCCCGGCCTCACCGCGGACGGCAAGCTCGGCGAGCAGGGCATTCCGGCGGCGGTGGTCAGCAAGTTCCTCTGGGAACGCGGGCTGGTGGTGGAGAAGACCGGCCTCTATTCCTTCCTGGTGCTGTTCTCCATGGGCATCACCAAGGGCAAGTGGAGCACGCTGCTCACCGAACTCCTGGAGTTCAAGCGCGGCTACGACGCCAACCAGCCCCTGGCCGAGGCGCTGCCTTCCATTGCCACCGCCCACGGCTCGCGCTATGCCGGCATGGGGTTGCGCGATCTCTGCGACGCACTGCACGCCTGTTACCGCAGCAGTGCCACGCCGAAGGCGCTGCGGCGCATGTACACCAAACTTCCGGAGCTGGCGATGAAGCCGGCCGACGCCTACGACAAGCTGGTGCGCGGCGAGGTGGAACCGGTGCCCCTGGACAAACTGCAGGGGCGC
- the gloB gene encoding hydroxyacylglutathione hydrolase: protein MIQIDALPAFSDNYLWLLQDADTRRCAVVDPGDAAPVLAWLEAHPGWTLTDILVTHHHHDHVGGVAHLKETCGARVLGPAQEKIPARDLALVDGDTVHVLGLDFQVFEVPGHTLGHIAYYHADNDRPLLFCGDTLFAAGCGRLFEGTPDQMHHSLSRLAALPAATLVFCTHEYTLSNLRFAKAVEPENHATSERFDAVTRLREQGGISLPSNIALERATNPFLRVAEISVKQMADERAGRDNATPAEVFAVLRAWKDQF, encoded by the coding sequence ATGATCCAGATCGACGCCCTCCCCGCCTTTTCCGACAACTATCTCTGGCTGCTGCAGGATGCCGACACCCGCCGCTGTGCCGTGGTCGACCCCGGTGATGCCGCACCAGTCTTGGCCTGGCTCGAGGCCCATCCCGGCTGGACGCTGACCGACATTCTGGTCACCCACCATCATCACGACCACGTCGGCGGCGTGGCGCACCTCAAGGAAACCTGCGGCGCCCGTGTCCTGGGCCCGGCGCAGGAGAAGATTCCGGCACGTGACCTGGCCCTGGTCGATGGCGACACCGTGCATGTGCTTGGCCTGGACTTCCAGGTGTTCGAGGTGCCTGGCCACACCCTGGGACATATCGCCTATTACCATGCGGACAACGACCGCCCGCTGCTGTTCTGCGGAGATACACTGTTCGCCGCCGGCTGCGGCCGCCTGTTCGAAGGCACCCCGGACCAGATGCACCACTCCCTGAGCCGCCTGGCCGCGCTGCCGGCGGCCACCCTGGTGTTCTGCACTCACGAATACACCCTCAGCAACCTGCGCTTCGCCAAGGCGGTGGAGCCCGAAAACCACGCCACTTCAGAGCGTTTCGACGCCGTCACCCGGCTGCGCGAACAAGGTGGCATCAGCCTGCCATCAAACATCGCCCTGGAACGGGCCACCAATCCCTTCCTGCGGGTAGCTGAAATATCCGTTAAACAAATGGCCGACGAGCGGGCCGGCCGGGACAACGCCACGCCCGCCGAGGTCTTCGCGGTTCTGCGGGCCTGGAAGGATCAATTCTGA
- the dnaQ gene encoding DNA polymerase III subunit epsilon has product MRYVVLDTETTGMPVTDGHRVIEIGCVEMEGRRLTGRHFHVYLQPDREVDEGAIAVHGITNEFLVGKPRFKDIADEFFEFIKGAELIIHNAAFDIGFINNEFALQGQSERSDVTEYCTVLDTLLMARERHPGQRNSLDALCKRYDVDNSNRELHGALLDAEILADVYLAMTGGQTNLSLAGDGGDGSGGRAQASPIRRLPADRTRGRVIRASEEELAAHAARLAVIEKSAGAPALWVQMETPPAS; this is encoded by the coding sequence ATGCGTTATGTAGTACTGGACACCGAAACAACGGGCATGCCGGTTACCGATGGTCACCGGGTCATCGAGATCGGCTGCGTCGAGATGGAAGGCCGTCGCCTGACGGGGCGGCACTTCCACGTTTACCTGCAACCCGACCGTGAGGTGGATGAAGGCGCCATCGCGGTACACGGCATCACCAACGAATTCCTGGTGGGCAAGCCGCGCTTCAAGGACATCGCCGACGAGTTCTTCGAGTTCATCAAGGGCGCCGAGCTGATCATCCACAACGCGGCGTTCGACATCGGCTTCATCAACAACGAGTTCGCCCTGCAAGGGCAGAGCGAGCGTAGCGACGTCACCGAGTACTGCACGGTGCTCGACACCCTGCTGATGGCCCGTGAGCGCCATCCGGGGCAGCGCAACAGCCTCGACGCCCTGTGCAAGCGCTACGACGTCGACAACTCCAATCGCGAACTGCACGGCGCACTGCTCGACGCCGAGATCCTTGCCGACGTCTACCTGGCGATGACCGGCGGCCAGACCAACCTCTCCCTCGCCGGGGACGGTGGCGATGGTAGCGGTGGCCGAGCGCAGGCTTCGCCGATTCGCCGTCTGCCGGCCGATCGAACGCGTGGCCGGGTCATTCGGGCCAGCGAAGAAGAGCTGGCCGCCCACGCCGCGCGCCTGGCGGTCATCGAGAAGTCCGCCGGGGCGCCCGCCCTCTGGGTGCAGATGGAAACGCCGCCGGCTTCCTGA
- a CDS encoding HDOD domain-containing protein, translating into MGERSHGLQSWIDRLNEAELPALAAVVQDLHQMAQQDKSSVQQLADVLLRDATLTSKVLKVANSVYYNPSQEPIRTISRAIVLIGFENVRLIGLSVSLIDNLLTRGPREQLPELLARSFHAAVQARNIAGYLLARSQEEVFIAALLHNLGELAFWGCGGEQADELAAALAQPGVDADQAVRDVLGTSFRQLTLGLVRSWNLGELASLAHAGSAQGDSAVKAVSLGVRISEAALQGWDSPAMTQLVEQLANQVGLSREEAMQQVLASADEAVKVATTFGASKLCHLIPHTDPEQIQLQREQRQARQLQPNLLVMQQALQELGMLVSRKADINLVLDTLLQGLHQGAGLERVMVAVLTDQRSRFTVRRALGEGSERWLEGFALPAGQSEQPNLFSYALRTRETLWMGVPASYSLNDLVTRPMREWLGQGMFFIAPLLAGKREIGVIYADCRLSGRALRHEQFVAFQHFAQAAGRCLEAMAQRS; encoded by the coding sequence TTGGGTGAACGCAGCCATGGTTTGCAGTCATGGATCGACCGCCTCAACGAGGCTGAATTACCCGCTCTGGCCGCGGTGGTGCAGGACTTGCACCAGATGGCCCAACAGGACAAATCTTCCGTGCAGCAGCTGGCCGATGTGCTGCTGCGCGACGCGACCCTGACCTCCAAGGTGCTGAAGGTTGCCAACAGCGTCTACTACAACCCCTCCCAGGAACCCATCCGTACCATCTCTCGCGCCATCGTCCTGATCGGCTTCGAGAACGTGCGCCTGATCGGACTCTCGGTGAGCCTTATCGACAATCTGCTGACTCGCGGCCCGCGGGAGCAGCTTCCCGAGCTGCTCGCCAGGTCTTTCCATGCTGCCGTCCAGGCACGAAACATAGCCGGCTATCTGCTGGCGCGTAGCCAGGAAGAGGTGTTCATCGCCGCTTTGCTGCACAACCTGGGTGAGCTGGCCTTCTGGGGCTGCGGCGGCGAGCAGGCCGATGAGCTGGCCGCTGCGCTGGCGCAGCCGGGCGTCGATGCCGACCAGGCGGTGCGCGATGTGCTGGGTACCAGCTTTCGTCAGTTGACCCTCGGCCTCGTGCGTAGCTGGAACCTCGGCGAACTGGCGAGCCTGGCCCACGCCGGCTCGGCCCAGGGCGACTCCGCAGTGAAGGCCGTGAGCCTGGGCGTGCGTATCAGCGAAGCGGCCCTGCAGGGTTGGGACTCCCCAGCCATGACGCAACTGGTGGAGCAACTGGCGAACCAGGTCGGACTCAGCCGCGAGGAGGCCATGCAGCAGGTGCTGGCCAGTGCCGACGAGGCGGTCAAGGTGGCGACGACCTTCGGCGCCAGCAAGCTTTGCCACCTGATTCCCCACACTGATCCGGAACAGATCCAGCTCCAGCGGGAGCAGCGCCAGGCGCGTCAGTTGCAGCCGAACCTGCTGGTCATGCAGCAGGCGTTGCAGGAACTGGGGATGCTGGTCTCACGCAAGGCGGATATCAATCTGGTGCTGGATACCCTGCTCCAGGGCTTGCACCAGGGGGCGGGGCTGGAGCGGGTGATGGTGGCGGTGCTGACCGACCAGCGCAGCCGCTTCACCGTGCGCCGGGCGTTGGGGGAGGGTAGCGAGCGCTGGCTGGAGGGGTTCGCCCTGCCGGCCGGGCAGTCCGAACAACCCAACCTCTTCAGCTACGCACTGCGTACTCGCGAGACGCTGTGGATGGGAGTGCCTGCGAGCTACAGCCTGAACGACCTGGTGACGCGGCCGATGCGCGAGTGGCTGGGGCAGGGGATGTTCTTTATTGCCCCGCTTTTGGCTGGCAAGCGCGAGATTGGGGTGATCTACGCCGATTGCCGGCTTTCGGGGCGGGCGCTCAGGCATGAGCAGTTCGTGGCGTTCCAGCATTTCGCCCAGGCGGCGGGAAGATGCCTGGAGGCGATGGCGCAGAGGTCCTAG